Proteins encoded together in one Solanum lycopersicum chromosome 7, SLM_r2.1 window:
- the LOC138337462 gene encoding uncharacterized protein, whose protein sequence is MHTRRNAERRHEEEIANARGSSHGYEAPPLDEDANIEHASVNPPPLMDQNIRTTLIQMAQAIITQAQSSTTQDQAMKNQANREVVPHPHQQVTNMAFCLRDFTRMNPPFFYESKVYEYPQEFIDEVYNILLSMGLSTSEKAKFATYQLKDVSQTWYVQWRNNWPLRSGLVTWEIFKKEFLYRFFPREMREAKVVELINLHQRAMSMHDYSLKFIQLSKYAPSLVSHPRDEMSRFMMGVSDDLKEECHSALLHDNMNISRLMVHAKHVEKARSRRKSKDSKRARAFNGSSSKNRLEVQDKHRFKKWVSSSAPTKIPKARGDKVSNPNFKKGRGTNSPTKKPTCGKCGKKHYGNCLKGTDNFFDCGKTGHKVSYCPNVRVQDKGIG, encoded by the coding sequence ATGCACACTCGAAGAAATGCGGAAAGGAGACATGAGGAGGAAATTGCCAATGCAAGAGGTTCTTCCCATGGTTATGAAGCTCCTCCACTTGATGAAGATGCTAACATAGAGCATGCATCGgtcaatcctcctcctttgatgGATCAGAATATAAGGACCACTCTtatccaaatggcccaagcTATAATTACTCAAGCACAATCGTCCACGACTCAAGACCAAGCTATGAAGAACCAGGCAAACCGAGAAGTTGTGCCCcatcctcatcaacaagtcactaatATGGCCTTCtgtctaagggacttcactcgaATGAACCCTCCTTTCTTCTATGAGTCAAAGGTGTATGAATACCCCCAAGAATTCATTGATGAGGTCTATAATATACTTTTGTCTATGGGGTTGTCCACAAGCGAGAAGGCGAAGTTCGCTacataccaactcaaagatgtgtcccaaacttggtatgtgcaatggaggAATAATTGGCCTCTTCGGAGTGGGttggtgacttgggagatctttaagAAGGAATTTCTTTATCGtttcttccctagagagatgagggaggccAAGGTGGTAGAACTCATCAATCTCCACCAACGAGCTATGAGTATGCATGACTACTCTTTAAAGTTCATCcaattgtccaaatatgctccttctttggtctcccatcctagagatgaaatgagtcgcTTTATGATGGGGGTGTCGGATGACTTgaaagaggagtgtcattcggCTTTGTtgcatgacaatatgaacatatctcgtcttatggtgcatgccAAACATGTGGAAAAAGCAAGATCTAGAAGGAAAAGTAAGGATTCTAAAAGGGCAAGGGCTTTTAATGGgagttcttcaaagaataggctaGAGGTACAAGACAAGCATAGGTTTAAGAAGTGGGTTTCAAGTAGTGCTCCTACTAAGATCCCAAAGGCTAGAGGTGATAAGGTGTCTAACCCAAATTTCAAGAAGGGAAGaggtactaattcaccaacCAAAAAGCCAACCTGTGGAAAGTGTGGAAAGAAGCACTACGGTAATTGCCTCAAGGGGACGGATAATTTCTTCGACTGTGGAAAAACTGGGCATAAGGTTAGTTATTGCCCAAATGTAAGGGTTCAAGACAAGGGTATTGGCTAA
- the LOC138337463 gene encoding uncharacterized protein — MEHAEIQEQLYSQAKDKLIAKEKELLKSWKSGKLQAIKAQVMKRGLVLSKQQTIQLCARMIEGEIFATLQSIGNDKAPGGQTPPVFSAPASQAPEVQHAATMAPRMDASLEIDLPGMPPDRDIDFCIEFEPGRKFQIIFLLAHELVKAYTRKNISPRSMLKIDLQKAYDSVECPFLEKVMVGLGFPDMFTQ; from the exons ATGGAACATGCAGAGATTCAAGAACAGCTATACAGTCAGGCAAAGGATAAGTTAATTGCTAAAGAAAAAGAGTTACTGAAAAGCTGGAAAAGTG GTAAACTTCAAGCTATAAAAGCTCAGGTGATGAAAAGAGGGCTTGTATTGTCAAAACAGCAAACAATTCAACTATGTGCTAGAATGATAGAAGGGGAGATCTTTGCAACATTACAATCTATTGGGAATGACAAGGCTCCAGGT ggccagacacccccagtgttttctgcaccagcatcTCAGGctccagaggtacaacatgcagccactatggctcctcgtatggatgcctcattggaaatag atcttcctggtatgccaccagatagggatattgatttctgtattgaatTTGAACCGG GGAGGAAATTTCAGATAATATTTCTATTGGCTCATGAATTGGTTAAGGCTTATACTAGGAAGAATATTTCTCCTAGAAGTATGCTTAAGATTGATCTGCAGAAAGCTTATGATTCAGTTGAATGTCCATTCTTAGAGAAAGTGATGGTGGGCTTGGGTTTTCCTGATATGTTTACTCAATAG